ATGTGTCGTCCATTTCGATGATGTCCTTGTTATAGGTCATCCCGGTTTCAAATAAACCTGAAcaaaatgttgttgttttataacCAACCAATACAAATGATGTGTTTGGATGGATTATGAATTGACTTACTCCGAAGTGGAAAGAATGTTTATGAGAAATCATACCGTGTTAAATCAACGCACACCGTATCATAAGCACTTGCAATAAGATGTCTCATTTTCGGAGTCAGATCACTAAGACAAGGAACAAGAGCATTGAGAATTGTAtcgtaattttatttattcccaTATAACTTTGTGTATGATTTCCTATGCCTCGTCATATCTTGTATAAGATGACGACAAACAAATTGGTGGCCGTCTTCTCCCTTACGGAGTAAACTCGAAATAGCTCGACAACCACTGTTGCCTTCACTTTCAACATTTACAATATACtcaatgtatttgtgcataaTGTTTGGTAACAACGGTGGAGAATATGGCTTGCTAATGCGCGCacctttaaaaacaattttttgggAATTTGGAGTCGGAGAATCCGAAAAATATGAGTCAACATACACAAAATACGAAGGAGACCAGCTTGTGGTGTTGTCACTTTGAGTCGATTTTACCTTTTTAGAGGCACTTTTATTTTAACCAGTTTCGATGGTGGTTTCAAATTTGTTGTTTTTGGATATAAAATCTTCCTAAGTTGCTCTTTGATGTGCAATTTCATGATGTCATTAACTTTCATGAATCTCTCTTGGATCACTTTCCATTCGGTCATGATAGATATATTTGATTTTTGTCACCCTTCctcacaccatcatcatcaaaacggAGTTGGGTCTAGTGAGTGCAAAATTCGTCAATACATATTGGTTTTTCATGCTTCAACTTCTTTGAAATTAAACAAGCACATGGAAGACAATAAGTCTTCCCAAGTGTACACCCACACTTTGAGCTATTGGAATATGTTTTATCCGCTCGTTTGactttgtgaaaaataaaatccaatgtCGCCCGAGAAACATTGCCAACCATCTGCGAATAAAGGATGCTGTCTTTGAATCAGTGTTCTAACAAAGTAATGCTCTGACCAAAAgatgtttgtatctcattatgttggtttcagagcatttggttcacggcgTCCAAATCTCGAAAAAAATCACCTTCACTGTTACCAAGACATTTCTTCAGTCTGGCATGCGCAGATTCAACtctgttggttgttgttttgccACAGTGTCAAACCTGATTGGTCCATGCACCAAACAATCTTCTCTTTAATATGATCCAAAATCGTGCCCTCAACATATTTTAACAAATCTGAatatatcacacacacacacacacacacactcttgaAATGTAGAACATATTTGAACTAAATAACTCATCGCTGTAGAAGTGACATCAATAATTTCCAAGAGTGGAAGTCTATACTTGTGTGTTTTGTATGTTGAGTCAATTATGAGCATTGACGGAAAGGTGTTAAAGAACTTCACAAAATCAAGACGACTCTAAAATATATATCGAACGGTGACTTTATCATTACAAACTCTGTATCTCAAAACATAGTTGTCATCTTCCAAAAGCTTCAACAATTGTTGCATCTCCGATCTTGGTCCTCTTACCGCCTTGTTGTCTTGAGCATGCACGTCGTAtatttgcttgatatttgaaacatttAGAGGTCTTTTCCCTTCAAAGATGCGAGTATTTTTTTCAGCGCCACCATGTTTTATATCATGTACGAAACAAGTTCCCTCTTCTTTGGAACAAGGCGACATACAATGGGATGACCAGCTAGCTTGTCAGTCAAGGCATAATTATGCATACCGTAAATCACATTAAATTTCCATGTCTCATCCATCATACGATATCCATACAATTTAAACAGACACTCACATTTCCTTGTTCCCGTGTTTTCTCGTTTCAACTTCCTAATTTTTGGTTGGTACGTGACACTTCTTTCGCATACCATTGTTATAAATGCTTGTCTTCTATCAGTACCATTGTCGGGCCTTCAAATTACAATGCCAAACCCTGATTTTTCGGACTCCCTACAGACCCATTGTAGCATATTTTCACGAACAAAAAACACTTCTTTATTTGTAAATTATGCACGAACATCTACCTCTACAACGGTCGGTTGAGCACCCTATTTAACGTGATCATTTGCTTCATTCGATTGAAAATCATCATTCACTTCATCCGATTTAACATCATGCATCACTTCAACCGGTTTAACATCCACACTCACAATAACTTTGGAAAACATATCCGAGTGCACCATATCTATTACaaccaataataaaaaaaatagtgctAAAATTCAAACTATCAGGACACTCCGGAGATGCACATCCAAACCACACCAAACTTtgttcgaagatgtatctccggACTCAACTTTCATTTTTCAGCTAAAAACTATGATTAGTCCAATGAATGAGGGATGAAATAAATGATCTTTACGTGCAATTCCAACTTGTTTTGCTCCCTTTAAAGTGATGAAATACAAGAATGATGTTCTGATGTTGAAAAGTTGATTGAGAATGAGAGAGTTATTTTCCAAGGATTTTCCAATGGTTACTTCTTGTAGCATGAAGAAGAAGTTCATGCAAGGTGGAGTTTTATCAACTTTTTTCCATTGggcattttcggagatgcatctccgaaaatatcaTTGAGTTGTTATTAAATCAGTTGCGTAAATAACAAAATTCCATAAATGAGTTCTTGCGGTGTTTCTGAGATGTATCTCTGAATACACCCAAATACTATACGAATATGCATCTTCGgatcttaatttttaaaaactgaGGTGAAATCTAGAAAAGATAATATTGACGTGATTATGGATcggttcgaagatgcatctccagacgTATGAAGGGAGGTTTTGGATTTTCAAGAGTGTGGTATGCTCATGTAGGGGTGGAAAGAGCATTTCACTTCTTTTAAAGCTTCCATTTCTTCAGCCATTGTTTTGGTCCATCCATGATCTTCCAAAACATCTTATATATTATTaagaatataaattaaaaaataattgagaCATGAATGATGCATATGATCGAGATAACTTATGAGATGACACATAATTACTAATAAGATATTTAATTTAGATTGAAGGTTTAGTTTATATCTCACAGAAGGTTGGAAGGTTATATTGAATGATAGTCATGATCATTTTTTatgtaaataataattaatttaataatagaaaataagATCAACTTCATCTATATGTGTTTTTATTAAAGATAGAATCAAGATCTATTTCTAACGAGACATATTGAATATGTGCAGAAGATTGAGCTAGTTGGATATAATCAAAATATACTGTAGAATGATCCGACTTAACATGTTAAATATCAATTATACTAACATCATGATGATGCAATTTATTTTCATTCCTATAAATGaagaattaatatataaaaagttaTGTTCCGTCACATCCATAAAAATATAAATCTCTCCACATGCTTTCACTTGATTCACAAACTTCTAATCATTATAGTAAATTTGCTAATATCTTCCTTCTCTTCCATCCAAATTAATTCCAATTGCCTCTTGTGAGTGTGTAACGTAACCACCTTTGCCTTATCAACTTCTACACaactttttttcataatttttcaaactTCCTTTGAGGATGTGCAATTGCCGTCTTTCTTAAAGTTGTTAGCATCAACACATTGATGAATGATATACAAAGCTTTGAAATCCTCAGTCTTCTCTTCCTTATGCAAAGTTCTTTATGCAGCCATTACATCTTCTATAAGTGGATTAACATCATTCTTGATCGCTTCAAGAACATTTTGATAACCAAATAACGCCTCCATCTATTTGCACCACTTCTCATAATTCTTCGCATCGATAATTAGAAAATTTTTAGGGATACATTCATTGAAGATGGAAAGCACTTTCGCACACTAAGGGCTTGTTTGGTATAAGAGAATTAGAAAAGAGAGAGTTAGAGAAGAGAGAAGTATGAGAGAAGTGTCATACTTCTCCTGTTTGGTTAGAAAAGAAAGAGGGAAGAGAGATCTAAAGTTCATGGGGCCCACAAAGTTTCTATTTCTCTCCTGTAATGCGAAGAAAGCCGTGGCATAAACTTCTCTTCTTAACTTGTCTAAAATATCCTTCTTCTAATTTAAAATGCCTATTTATGTTTTGTGCCATCATTTATTTGtctaatataatataaaacaTGGTTTTAAATCTATTTATAGTTAATAGAAACATGGTTTTGTCTAAAATCATTTCCGCTCTATCCTAAGTGGGGAATagaagatttgatttaatttaatattgtacaattgtaattaatttaaaaaataaaaaataattaacttatttaattaaaataattatatcactTTAATTAATACAGAAAAATGATAACTAGCAcatgtttatatttatttaattacaataatttatttataataactaaTGCAATGcactattttataaatattaaaatataaattaaattaaatcagttgtatcataattttaaatattaaatttatttatattaaaattattatttaacaatatcaaatatatatatatatatatatatatatatatatatatatatatatatatatatatatatatatatatatatatattcaaatagtttattttatttaattatttaaaattatattaactaaattaaaataaaaaataaaatttaaataacataaaattatatgaagggtgtttttgtcattttataaattaaacacatctctttctcttctatttctcacttctttctcttctaccAAACAATATAtcaaatctactctatttctctcatatttctctcttatCACACTCTTTCTCACCTATTTCTCTCTTTACAACTTCTTCtctcaaccaaacacaccctaagtgtTTGATAAAAGAACCATGCTTTTGATGCCAAATATTGGGAAAATCCCAGTCACAATAATGAACAAGTGAGAGGGAGAGAGAGGTGGGAAGAATTAGGGTGAAAATAATGGTTATTCACTAACAACCCAATGTTGGGGTATATATACAACAATACACAAAAATTCATCTAATcaactaaataaaaaacaaaattttcagcTATGTAATCGGTTACAAACTTTATTTAATTGAAAGATATCAAAATCTAAAGGATGGTAACTGGTTACACAAaacctgtaaccggttacaaatctcactattttgatatttttgttgctGAAAGGTAGGGTTGACAATGAATCGAACCAATTCGAAAATAGTTTGGAACTCGATTCgacaattaaatcgttgaactaggttcatgaatcAAATGAGCTGAATATGAGCTAAAAATTAAGTTCGTTAGCTAAATGagttgaacttgaactatacatagttcgactcgttaggttcatgtgTCAACTCGTTTATATATGAGATGGATAATATTGTTTTTAAGAGTAAGTTTAAAGATTTTCTCTAAATCTTAACCCTATGTTTTCTTTTAATCCAACGATTTTAATTGATAATGTATATTCTCAAGTGAgcaaaaatatttctaaaaataattatacaaataaattaaacatcgtataaatttcaattttataaattttattttatttttatatttaatattttaaaaaatatattaatttaaaatatcaaatatataaaaagaataatagactttaaaaaatgaCTTTTAAGTCCGTGAAACAAACGAATTGAACTTAACGAGTTGAACCGAGTTGTTCATAACCTTTTAACGAGTCGAGTTTAGGCTAGGAAAAAAGTTCGTGACGAACTCGAATCAATATTTGAGTTGAACCAATTCTTAATGAGTTGAATCCAgttgttcgtgaacttctaacgaAACGAGTTTGAACTGGACAAAAAATGCGTGACGAACTCGAACCAATATTTGAGCTgaaccaattcttaacgagttgaATTGAGTTGTTGGTAAACTTTTAACGAGTCGAATATGAGCTGGAAAAAAATCATGACCAACTCGAATCAATATTTGAGTTgaaccaattcttaacgagtcaaacCGAACTAAAACAAattcgactcgactcattttcTACCTACTAAAAGGGGGTGGTAACCAGTTACACagattatatcaatcaatttattTGAATTACCAAAAATCACAATAGTATATAGCTTGTTTATGTCTTTAACTTAGAAATATTCACTATATTTTAGATGTTCTATTAGATGCAATTGTTATCATATTTTGAATGTTCTATTGGATTGTATTTTGAATTTACATTTAAAAACTCAACTATGTTGATAGATTATTTtagttaataaatttttatttgttaaaactTTATAAACATAATAGATACATTCATCAATTTAATCGTTGTATTTGATCACTTATTATAAAATTAGTCTTCATCCTTGTTCAAATTCCATCAAGTAAATTTCTCgtatcatcaatcatcaatccTTTTAGTTTTCTATTTCACCACTATGGGTCAAATATGACCTAATCTTTATCCAATTTATATCAAATAAATTCATATTTGTGTGGGACAAAATGTTATACGATTTATTGTGTCTTTGATATTATCTTAGCTCATATATGATGCTACtttgaatgaaataaaataagCCTGACCTTTTCTAGTAAAAAAGAAGATTTAGAGTTTTTTGAATATCCAATGATACCTATTTCTATCCTCCTATGTCACTGCCCAACAGGCTTACAATGTTTAATACAGGAACAAATCAGGCACACCATACACCTATATAACTAACTGCAAAACAATCTTATATATACACAATAGCACCTTCTTTTGTTCCTGCCAATGTTTTCATGCCCAATTAGAAACCTCAATATAGCTTGTTAAACCAAGAAGGTGGTGATGATTCACCTAATCTAGGCATAAAACCTTCCCTTTCTAAAGAAACCTGAAGTCCAGCCATTATCCTTGTTATCGATGTCCACAAAACTGGCGCGGCACAGAATGCATAGCCAAACACACATAAAGCTCTTACTACTCCATCCGAATACCAAGGAAACGCCATGACGATTAAAACTCCAATGATACCGAACCAAGGCATCAGAACTGGGAACATTGGAAGAAGAAACGCGTTGATTGCAACCAAGCATAGAGCTAAAGAGCCGAGAAAATACAAAGGCCAGCCTAGCATAGGGTGAATTGTTGGAGGAATGATGAAGAAGGGTGTTATGTAAGCAGCAAGGATACTCCATAGTGCTACTAATTTGAGGATGTTTTGTACCAATGTGATGCTCTTATCGGAACGACGGTAGCATAGTTTTGAGAGGCTTGGCCTTGCTAAACGCGTCATCGCTATTATTCCAAGATATATTGCAGATTGAATAAATATCACAGCCATCTCTGTACCATACCTGATAAAAAGAATGAACTGATTTTTACTATAAGTTACATATTTTTACGAAATTAAATTTATAACAAAATCTATAACAAAAACTTGATAGAACCAAACTCGAGTATTATAATGGAACTTACCCCAAAGTTTGACGACGCTTTTCATGCCACTGGAGGCCTAATGGCAGAACAGGCCAAGCCCACCAATACCATGGCTTCAACCATGGTGCCCCGGGGAATGTAATCACACTATTTGGTCCACAAGGTACGCTCCAATAAAGTTTGAGATCTGAAGTCCAGATCAATGTTAGCATGAAATCAGAATCAGAATGTAGAATATGCAACGAAAATTCCTTTAAGACTTACAGTAATAAGAAGCATCCATTTGATAGCCTAAAGGAAGTCTATATGTTCCATCAAGTTTGGTGCCATTTGGAGGTGGATGAAACAATGGCTTATCAAGCAAGTCCGGGAAGTAGCTAGCTATGAAACCCTGATCCGCACCATCTGGATTTTCTCTCCCATTTTGTAGTTCATGAACCATGTCCTTGAACACCGTCGTTGATGGCTACAGATATCAAATAATTAGAATCCATGTGAAAATATCTACTAAGATGAATCACCTTTCATATAAAAACAAATATGTGTCATTTTGGAGTTAAACTGCACTTTCGTGGCAATTTAAATGTGTAGGACATTTTGGACAAACATACCTGCAAGACAAAGAGACCGGTATGAAAAACACAAGGATTGATAAAGACAGCACAAAACTGTCCACATTGAAACAACTCGTCGGTATTTTGAATGAAGAGGTTGTCAGCATCTAACATGACTACCCTGTCATAGTCCACTAAGCTCCACGCATAGAGTttattcaacgataatttaaatCTCTTGTCAAAATTATCTTGATGCTTGTAAGGATTATCCATATTTTCCACTCTTACTACTTTCACACCATCTTCTTTTTCTCTACACAAAGtcataaagaaagaaaaatatggTCAATTCTCAACTCAATTATCAACTAAATTAAGTTACTTAATACATACATACACGTAACTGTGAACTTGTCCAACACATAATAAAAACTATCAATACTTAGTACTTTGTAATTTAATGGATCAAATATTATTCCTTTTTCATATAACGCCAAACCTTAATGTATTGGCTTTTAGCTTTAtctaaattatattttgaaaaagaagagTATGAAAAGAAACTAAACTTTATTTGGCTATAAACTTTTTCTTATAATAAGGACCAGAGAATATAACTATCGTGGGTTTGAACTCGGACCCATACATCCGAGTTACAGTTACTAGACAATTCAAAAAAATCTAAAGAAAGATTTTGACGCGTAACACGCCAACCTACATCCGCCCCTAGCCAGAAATCGGTCTTAATTTCAGCCCACAAATTTGTTCTCTATCTTATAATGGTATGGCTGTATGGACCACCACCATATTGACAGTCTAAATCCTTGCCATCAATTTCATTATTCTGTCACAACCACAACTACTCATAATAATGAAACTTCAATAAATAGTATGCATATTATTGATAAGAATATGATGTAAGTGAGAA
The genomic region above belongs to Vicia villosa cultivar HV-30 ecotype Madison, WI unplaced genomic scaffold, Vvil1.0 ctg.002972F_1_1, whole genome shotgun sequence and contains:
- the LOC131640143 gene encoding putative glucuronosyltransferase PGSIP8 — translated: MGYAKRQREHNNAAWLLVLLLLCFSNQVVEAEQHKNAYATMMYVGTPRDYEFYIAIRVLFKSLALLNVEADLVVIASLDVPLRWIRALEKEDGVKVVRVENMDNPYKHQDNFDKRFKLSLNKLYAWSLVDYDRVVMLDADNLFIQNTDELFQCGQFCAVFINPCVFHTGLFVLQPSTTVFKDMVHELQNGRENPDGADQGFIASYFPDLLDKPLFHPPPNGTKLDGTYRLPLGYQMDASYYYLKLYWSVPCGPNSVITFPGAPWLKPWYWWAWPVLPLGLQWHEKRRQTLGYGTEMAVIFIQSAIYLGIIAMTRLARPSLSKLCYRRSDKSITLVQNILKLVALWSILAAYITPFFIIPPTIHPMLGWPLYFLGSLALCLVAINAFLLPMFPVLMPWFGIIGVLIVMAFPWYSDGVVRALCVFGYAFCAAPVLWTSITRIMAGLQVSLEREGFMPRLGESSPPSWFNKLY